Proteins found in one Thalassophryne amazonica chromosome 1, fThaAma1.1, whole genome shotgun sequence genomic segment:
- the LOC117514547 gene encoding OX-2 membrane glycoprotein-like: MDQVWLLLWFLLSEVSGSEIIARGDQTAGFGDDVHYMCVLPNPTGVLQVTWQRLFNDATIENLAAYSTRFGQQVNNPYQNKVIFTEASLNSTSITVKNVTWADESCYVCSFNVYPDGSKKKHICLQVQGISSIKTDVQKVLGSRNEDGVKAVLSCSASGKPAPTIKWNFPPHTSSDGLQTITVQNKDHVFTSTSNVTVHVSSNWYGHVECLINSGMRGQKQQRLILPWHEDNNKEGTIPSALVFTVIAVGIICIIIITAVLVRKKWFQKNRSVV, from the exons ATGGATCaggtttggctgctcctgtggttTTTGCTGTCTGAAG TTTCAGGATCAGAGATCATTGCTCGTGGCGACCAAACAGCTGGTTTTGGTGATGACGTGCATTATATGTGTGTACTGCCAAACCCTACAG GTGTTCTGCAGGTGACATGGCAGAGACTGTTTAATGACGCCACCATCGAGAACTTAGCAGCCTACAGCACACGGTTTGGACAACAAGTAAACAACCCTTACCAAAATAAAGTGATCTTCACAGAAGCATCATTGAACTCAACATCCATCACTGTGAAGAACGTGACATGGGCAGACGAAAGCTGTTACGTTTGTTCTTTCAACGTATATCCTGATGGCTCGAAAAAGAAGCACATTTGTCTCCAGGTGCAAG GTATATCCAGCATAAAAACAGATGTGCAGAAGGTTCTCGGCTCTAGAAATGAAGACGGTGTGAAAGCTGTGTTGAGCTGCTCTGCTTCAGGCAAACCGGCCCCAACTATTAAGTGGAACTTTCCACCTCACACCTCTTCAGACGGACTGCAGACCATCACAGTACAGAACAAAGACCATGTGTTTACCAGCACCAGTAatgtcactgtgcatgtgtcctcAAACTGGTACGGACATGTCGAgtgtctcatcaacagcggaaTGAGGGGACAGAAACAGCAGCGGCTCATCCTGCCCTGGCATGAAGATAACAACAAAGAGG gaaCAATACCTTCTGCACTTGTGTTCACAGTTATTGCTGTTGGGATTATATGCATTATCATCATTACTGCTGTTcttgtgaggaaaaaatg GTTTCAGAAAAACAGATCAGTTGTTTGA